One Candidatus Niyogibacteria bacterium genomic region harbors:
- a CDS encoding protein phosphatase 2C domain-containing protein has translation MTGFYTDHYFSMGQAHFIGGKPCQDYSLSGVCGEAAFAIVSDGCSTGGQTDVGARVIALSTAEAIKRHLTFDREPFDERAVEKVNLWQKAVISGARSMLGLEEKDMLATCLHACLAANGGYVNLQGDGVLAIKNRAGRVFMSKFEWSDNIPFYPAYAERGLGGFVAAHRGDLNSIRLTEEIYIWDQGNFTFGGVKNFTLSEGMRGITIFLDASDVENNALTALFSDGIAQIDGMDWKNAVIEFLAFKNLAGEFAKRRMIRGIKDARKRGRGPIDDIAYAVIRAENSDRQAQTWLDS, from the coding sequence ATGACTGGGTTTTATACCGATCATTATTTCAGCATGGGGCAAGCCCATTTTATCGGAGGTAAACCGTGTCAGGATTATTCTCTTTCCGGAGTTTGCGGTGAAGCAGCGTTTGCCATAGTGTCTGACGGCTGTTCAACCGGCGGGCAAACTGATGTTGGAGCCAGAGTTATAGCGCTTTCAACAGCCGAAGCCATTAAAAGGCATTTGACTTTTGACAGAGAGCCGTTTGATGAGCGGGCGGTAGAAAAGGTAAATCTGTGGCAAAAAGCCGTAATATCCGGCGCGCGCAGTATGCTTGGTCTGGAAGAAAAAGATATGCTTGCCACTTGTTTGCACGCCTGCCTTGCCGCAAACGGGGGCTATGTAAATTTACAGGGCGACGGAGTTCTGGCGATTAAAAATCGCGCCGGGCGTGTCTTTATGTCTAAGTTTGAATGGAGCGATAATATTCCGTTTTATCCCGCGTATGCCGAAAGGGGCCTGGGCGGTTTTGTTGCCGCGCACCGCGGAGACCTGAATTCCATCCGATTGACTGAAGAAATTTATATTTGGGATCAGGGCAATTTCACTTTCGGCGGCGTGAAAAATTTCACGTTGAGCGAGGGCATGCGCGGAATAACGATTTTTTTGGATGCCTCGGATGTGGAAAATAACGCTCTTACAGCTTTATTTTCTGACGGTATCGCGCAGATTGACGGCATGGATTGGAAGAATGCTGTTATTGAATTTCTGGCGTTTAAAAATTTAGCGGGAGAGTTCGCAAAGAGGCGCATGATTCGCGGCATTAAAGATGCCAGAAAAAGAGGCCGGGGGCCGATAGACGACATTGCGTACGCCGTTATCAGGGCAGAAAATTCCGACCGGCAGGCGCAAACATGGCTAGATTCCTGA
- a CDS encoding VWA domain-containing protein: MPRPNDETIIHKIGKSGFSFKGARIERLGATEYTLVTIAVDETGSVDGFQNDLRKMLETAVEACKKSPRSDNLLLRVVYFSTKYPNGVNEVHGFKLLSEINPADYPEIRPGGCTPLNDAAFSSLGAMNVYGKQLSDDEFGVNGIMFIITDGGDNDSVATMKMVKEEVRKAVSGEILESIISVLVGINADEYAGLLARFKDEAGMTHFINAGEATKGKLAKLAEFVSSSISSQSQALGTGGPSQNISPTI; encoded by the coding sequence ATGCCTAGACCAAACGACGAAACAATCATTCATAAAATCGGCAAAAGCGGATTTTCTTTCAAGGGAGCCCGCATTGAGAGGTTGGGTGCTACTGAATACACGCTTGTGACCATCGCGGTTGATGAAACCGGGTCCGTGGACGGCTTTCAGAATGATTTACGCAAAATGCTTGAAACGGCGGTAGAGGCCTGCAAGAAATCCCCCCGATCAGACAATCTTTTACTTCGCGTGGTTTATTTCTCTACGAAATATCCGAACGGCGTAAACGAGGTTCATGGCTTTAAGCTTTTATCCGAGATCAACCCCGCCGATTACCCGGAGATTCGTCCCGGCGGATGCACTCCGCTTAATGATGCCGCGTTTTCTTCCCTTGGCGCCATGAATGTTTACGGTAAACAACTTTCAGATGATGAGTTCGGAGTAAACGGCATCATGTTCATCATCACCGATGGAGGAGACAACGATTCTGTCGCCACTATGAAAATGGTTAAGGAAGAAGTCAGAAAAGCGGTTTCCGGAGAAATTCTGGAATCGATCATCAGCGTGCTCGTCGGCATTAACGCGGATGAGTATGCCGGTCTTCTTGCCAGATTCAAGGACGAAGCCGGAATGACTCACTTCATTAATGCCGGAGAAGCGACCAAAGGTAAACTCGCTAAGCTTGCGGAGTTTGTTTCAAGCTCAATATCAAGTCAGAGCCAAGCTCTTGGCACCGGAGGCCCGAGCCAGAATATTTCTCCGACCATATAA
- a CDS encoding isochorismatase family protein, translated as MRVHLLIIDPQKDFMDDPDSSLPVPGANADMNRLAEMIRRIGHKLEDIHVTLDSHGVIDVGHPGFWVNSRGEHPAHYTIIKSDDIRNGIWTPFSPSLRKRMIDYAETLEKNQGKYSLMVWPEHCEIGTPGHNVQKELAVALADWSRRFHANVDYVVKGTNPFTEHYGALMAEVPDPSDPATGLNTALLDILAEVDVVAIAGEAFSHCVKSTVTQIAENLGEEYARKFHILTDCSSPVPKVGNGPDFPAITEVWLKEMEKRGMVLTTSKKFLA; from the coding sequence ATGCGCGTGCATCTCTTAATCATTGATCCGCAGAAAGATTTTATGGATGACCCCGATTCTTCCTTGCCGGTTCCGGGCGCAAACGCAGATATGAATCGCCTTGCTGAAATGATCCGCCGTATCGGCCATAAGCTTGAAGATATTCACGTTACTCTGGATTCTCACGGTGTCATTGATGTGGGCCATCCCGGATTCTGGGTGAATTCCAGGGGTGAACATCCCGCGCACTATACCATTATTAAGTCGGACGATATCAGAAATGGTATTTGGACGCCCTTCAGTCCTTCTTTGCGAAAACGCATGATTGATTACGCCGAGACCCTTGAAAAAAATCAAGGTAAATATTCTTTGATGGTTTGGCCCGAGCACTGCGAGATCGGAACTCCCGGACACAATGTTCAGAAAGAGCTTGCGGTTGCTCTGGCCGATTGGTCGCGCAGATTCCACGCAAATGTGGACTATGTGGTGAAAGGCACCAATCCGTTTACCGAGCATTACGGCGCCTTGATGGCCGAAGTGCCGGATCCTTCCGATCCCGCAACCGGACTTAACACTGCGCTTCTGGACATTCTTGCTGAAGTTGACGTCGTGGCTATCGCCGGCGAGGCATTTTCTCACTGCGTGAAGTCCACCGTGACTCAGATTGCCGAAAATCTCGGTGAAGAATACGCCAGAAAGTTCCATATTCTGACCGATTGTTCAAGCCCTGTGCCAAAAGTCGGCAATGGGCCCGATTTTCCGGCGATTACAGAGGTATGGCTGAAGGAAATGGAAAAACGCGGAATGGTTTTGACTACTTCCAAGAAATTTTTGGCCTGA
- a CDS encoding NUDIX hydrolase: MNKSSQKYKFAAVAVDVIIFSIDSEELKVLLIEMKKRPYVGFWAAPGGLIKADESLDQAAKRQLSVKAGLKNVYLEQLYTFGEVNRDPFGRVVSTAYFALIPRIGIEPKTSKEYGDIKWFGVKTLPKLAYDHKKIIGFALERLRSKIGYTNIIYGLLPREFTLSDLQKVYEIILAKKLDKRNFRKKALSIGLVKPVSAKRRGAHRPAALYKFIKNRYHVIEIL; encoded by the coding sequence ATGAATAAATCCAGCCAAAAATACAAATTCGCAGCAGTGGCCGTTGATGTCATTATTTTCAGCATTGATTCGGAAGAGCTGAAAGTTCTTTTAATTGAGATGAAAAAAAGGCCTTATGTGGGTTTTTGGGCGGCTCCCGGAGGATTAATAAAAGCCGACGAGTCGCTTGATCAGGCGGCCAAACGCCAGCTTTCCGTAAAAGCGGGACTGAAAAACGTTTATTTAGAACAGCTTTACACTTTTGGAGAGGTTAATCGCGACCCTTTTGGCCGGGTAGTTTCAACCGCGTATTTCGCGCTGATACCAAGAATCGGAATCGAGCCCAAAACAAGCAAAGAGTACGGCGATATAAAATGGTTTGGCGTTAAAACCCTTCCTAAACTCGCTTACGACCATAAAAAAATAATCGGTTTTGCTTTGGAGCGCCTAAGATCAAAAATAGGTTACACCAATATAATCTATGGACTTTTGCCGCGAGAATTCACACTAAGCGATCTCCAGAAAGTCTACGAAATTATTCTGGCCAAAAAACTTGATAAGCGAAATTTCCGCAAAAAGGCGTTGTCTATCGGTTTGGTAAAGCCCGTATCTGCCAAAAGAAGGGGAGCACACCGTCCGGCCGCGCTTTACAAGTTTATTAAAAACCGCTACCATGTGATTGAGATCCTTTAA